A segment of the Trifolium pratense cultivar HEN17-A07 linkage group LG7, ARS_RC_1.1, whole genome shotgun sequence genome:
TTCCATTTGCGTAGGCGCACtcaattaatttaattgaaactaaaaaaaagaaagaaattatttttttttttaaacccttACTTCGAGGCCTGCCGTAGGATAAAGTAATTTGATTAATAAGTCCATTTTTACGTTATCTCGTACTGTATTGTATAATTCCTTTGTTTGGGGATTCTTTTATCACgcgataaaaaaaaatgaaattatagaATGGATTGCTACTCATGACTAGATCTCGGATAAATGGAAATTTTATTGATAAGACCTTTACCATTGTAGCCAACATCTTATTACGAATAATTCCGACAACTTCTGGAGAAAGGGAGGCATTCACTTATTACAGAGATGGTGCgatttgattctttttttttttaccgatcTCAGTCTTAGGAGAAAAATACATTCTTCGGAGAGAAAgcaaaaaattttgaaaaaaaaaacctacgcTTGCTGAAGGTGAAATTGGGAAATAAAGTAATTAATCCCTTCTGTCGTGTATTCCCGATTAATGCAGCCTCATATGCTTCCATTTAGGTTTTTAGTATTAAGCGAAAGGTTATACCTATACCTATGGGGTTAGGTTAATCCTACTCCACTAGTACCAATAGGCCGCGTGGGGGAAGAAGCACTACGTTCAGGAATCAACAACACGAgaaaactttgtaaaaaaaatcctTCCTTTCTGATCGGGATTGGGACTAACTAGAATGGTTGGGACAATAAACATCCATCTCGTTCGTATTTTGGATACCCATAGAACCATCGAAGACTGTTGAAGTGACTAATTCCGGCAAATCAAAGCGGCGTTGAGGACAAAGTCATTGTTGCTCACTATAGTTCCAAGGCGCGGCTCGAACACAGAAGCAATCAAATCCAAACCAACATTCAACTGCGCCGCGAGTTCCGTCAATGCAATCTGACTACATTCTTGAAGTCTCTCATTAATCTCTTCCGCAATTGAGTCCCAGTAAGATTCCGTAATAATTTCCCCTTGAGTCAACATCAAGGGCTATAGCTTGTTTCCAATATTCAGAAGCTTTATCAAACCAAGATTCTGCAATTTCAGAATCTCCCTGTCGAATGGCCTGTTCTCCGCGGTCGGAATAGGTGAGTCAATTCCTTCCCTTAGAACCGTACTTGAGAGTTTCCTGACTCATACGGCTCACCAGTCAATTCTCTTGATCTTCCATTTTTTCTGGAGTTAACAAGAAGAAAAGATATTAATTACATGAGTTTCAAACTTGAATTTGGATTAAAATATTATGAGAAATGAGAACAATTAATAATAACCCTTAGATTTAACTAACGTATCAGATTAAAATTCTCTCACTCACATAAAATCTCACGTGATCATACTTATGTAGATTGAAAAATCTTCCTAGAtataatctttcctaatttattcCTATAAtctttcttaatttaatttattattaactCAAACTGTTCACTAATTCTATTCTAACACTTGATCATTCATTCGGCTTGTTCAATTCCCTCTAAGAAAATATTGGATATTTGCCattctagttttttttcttgGCTTTTTTGTGTTCATGTTTGAGGTTTTTGAGATAGAAGATGTGTGCATTTGTTGAGCTAAGCAAAATGAAAAATTAccataacaattaattaaatacaGCAACACATAAGTCATGTTGGTGCTTTCTTGAGGAGAGGCATCGAGTCAAGTACTtgtgaatttttaatttgtgaCAAAGTTGTTGACGGTATGGAATTGATTAATTGGTTGCATGTTGTTTGATTTGCACTCCTAACTTGATGTTTTGTgtttctaaataattttttgcaaAAGAACCGGTGGTATATATATTAAGCGTAATGCTtttggttataaaaaaaaaattatattcgtGAAATTAAGAGAAAATTGTATAACGGCATTGTTGTGTTAAAAAATTGAACAGAGAAGTAAAAATTTATTCATGTAAGTTTTGAAGAGAGCTGCAAATGAATTAGGAAAGATTATATATAAGAAGATTTTTCAATCTGCACAAATAAAATCACATGAGATTTTAAGCGAGTGGGAAGATTTTAATCTGATACGTCAATTAAATCTAATGGTTACTATTAATAGTTCTCATTTCTCACAATAATTATCAGTTCTCACCAGATacactccctatatatatatatatatatgagtcaggatccgttgacaccaactagtttgacaccaaatgttacacctctcaataacgttttaaccgatataaattttataaaatccaccgttggattgaaagtttacatcatatagatcatttgtgtaaaatttcagacaaatccaaaatcatttgatatgctattgagacacataaagattaacggcatttaaaaaaatacaaaaaccgttaattttgatgtatctcaataacatatcaaatgattttggatttatttgaaattttacacaaatgatctatatgatgtaaactttcaatccaacggtggattttataaaatttatatcggttaaaacgttattgagaggtgtaacatttggtgtcaaactagttggtgtcaacggatcctgactctatatatatatatatatatatatatatatatatatatatatatatatatatatatatatatatatatatatatatatatatatgggggctgctaacttagacccagttgggtctaagttagcaaggtgcaccttttcagttggacaaaaatacccatgtttttaatttttgaaagaatagagcaacaggggcatttttgtaatttacccaacagtacacgcgcccccaccttcttttcccaccccccaggacacgtgtcacgctattattggacaaaaatcacgcgcgtgcatcacacgcgccgacaggcgcgcgtgggtgaAGGCCaaacgcggagagagaaagccttttgaaaaggcaggccacgtgtcagcatatgattggctgcgttaatttttttccatttaatactttaaactcgattatttcgtcgtaaattaattttttattttttataccaaaattcataatttttttttctctacaaatagagacttggttcgtttgatttggacacagaaaaaaaaacccaatttttcactaccttaatctcatttttcactcccttacatcaactcactgaaaccattctaccagaaaaatggtttcagagtacaaatctctgaaaccattctacaagctaaatggtttcagaagcaaataactaataatcaacttactgaaaccattctaccagcaaaatagtttcagattacaactctctgaaaccattgtaccagataaatggt
Coding sequences within it:
- the LOC123896000 gene encoding LOW QUALITY PROTEIN: uncharacterized protein LOC123896000 (The sequence of the model RefSeq protein was modified relative to this genomic sequence to represent the inferred CDS: deleted 1 base in 1 codon; substituted 2 bases at 2 genomic stop codons), whose product is MQPHMLPFRFLVLSESTNRPRGGRSTTFRNQQHEKTLKKNPSFLIGIGTNXNGWDNKHPSRSYFGYPXNHRRLLK